Genomic segment of Pelmatolapia mariae isolate MD_Pm_ZW linkage group LG6, Pm_UMD_F_2, whole genome shotgun sequence:
CCCATACAGGAAATGACACGCAacagccagcagagggagccCCTCCCCTTCACACCCATCTCAAGCCACGAGAAGGTAAATGCCATGACCCTAAACCCTAACCCCGCCCCCCTCTCCGTTAGTGCTGACGTGTGGTACCACCCACAGATGGGGGAGGTGCTGTACGAGGAGCGGCTGTACCCGGCGGGTCACTGGGCGTCCGTGACACGGGGAGACGACCTGTACGAGCAGAGCATCTCCATGGCCTTCATGAAGCTGATGCGCTTCATCTGCAAGGAGAATTCTGCAGGTCAGGCTACGCCCACCACCCGCCAGCCACACCGCACGCTTGCTGGACCGTTCAGCTGCGATTGATGCCTGCAGGTCACGTGATTGTGTTGTTGCTCACGTACAGGTAGATACCTGGGGATGACCGTACCCATCATCAGTTACATCCGCATGGCGAAGGATGGCAAGACGTTCGAGAAGGATGTGGAGACGGCGTTTTTCCTTCCCGCCGCGCTCCAGCAGAGCCCGCCGCAATCCTGCGACCCTGACATCAGCATCGTCTAcagacagccaatcagagtggTCACCAGGTGAGAACATCATTGCCACATTGTGGTTTGTGATGTGGGCGGGGTCACAGAAGACAACCTGAACAGgaaatgtgacatcagacaatgataataacaacaacaataacaattgAATGATTGAAGCTGCAGAGGTTAAAGTGCAGCAGCGAGCTGAGCACTGATTGGCTGTTGTGATCATACTTCAACCATCAGCAGACATGAAGAGGTGACAGGAAGTGACCCGTCAGAAGGGGGTTTTGAACGCTGAAGCcttttctcaattctcaagtacagAGAAAGCGAGCACagactcgcgatttgtacagttggaacaccagcgtacttgatgatgtcacCGGTCCGGCGTTTTTACTGCCGTCGCCtctttaactgtgagtaacatgttatgaagctgaactttaatctcagccaaactgatttactcaggaacaaataaaacactgaaaaaagccaaacaataacatgtttaagttatctaagtgactcatatatcatgtttaacctgagtagcgaaagaccgggggggtgaaaacgatgtgccgggagtccgctgttctcaccggctctagtgatccTCAACCTCGCGGTCTGCTATGGAGCTGGCAGGTGACAGCACGTCTGGAAATATATGATAATATATCCTGATAAAtccagcagatatttgaagtttacacagctacattttcgcttgaaaataactttattttgtgacccagaaagagtaatatttaaaagtttttaaccgcgtttgagttttggacgaaatgcactctgggatatttagctgtaccaagtacACAGAAGTCACCAcggatgcatgctcgataaaacaggcgcagcgagaacacatccgggactctttcgcgttctcggcttgatgcttTGAATTGGAACGGTACTTGGTCTCTGACTGATGATGTATCACCAGTGCAAGAACACACAAGTACGAATATTGAGACAGGCCCTGAGTCATCAGACGGTGGGGGTGCGTCGGGTTTTGCGTCAAATTAACGACTCTGCTTTCTGATTGGGTGCAGGCCGTTCTTCGGGACGACCACGGAGGAGACGGTGGGCCGGCAGATCCTGCTGCTGTGGGAGATTCTCGGCGCCACTGACGAGCTGCACAGCGATCGGTACGCCGTGGCCGTGTACGAGAACCCGGGTGTGCCGCGACGCCGGAACGAGCTCTGGTTCATCAGGCGTGATCTTTAGGCTCCTCCCATCATGCTCTATTTCAGCACGTCCACTCACAGCTTCCTGTCAAACTGACATCAGAGCAGTCATCTGTTATGAGGACACTAAGCCCCACCCTTTCTATTAGCTCACACTTCACAGGTctgttctgattggctggagCAAGGCGATGATGCCATAAGGGCTGATTGTGATTGGTTTGTTGGTTTACTTACATCATGtaacatttatttacaaagacaaaaaggaggcTCCGCCCACATCTTTTCCAGTAATGCAATCCTCATCGGTGATGCAATCGTGACCGCTGCCGTGGCGTCCATTCGCATCTCTTTGAATTTctgcaaaacaggaagtgacatgGTGTCGGTACTGGCACTTCCAGTTTAGTCTGATTGTAGCAACCAATCAGCTGAAAAAGCCACCTGAAAAGAACCCCTCCCCCTGGTCCCGTCTGAAGACTGAGGTATtgatagggatgggtatcgtttaggttttatccgataccagtaccaaaccggtacttttgaaacggtgccggtgcttaaagaatcaagaacacaaactttgtccaaaaagctctcatgttcagctgtttttttgtaaaaagataacaatgtaagccttttctgcagctatagggcatatatggtatcactcttggctggaagcagtgcttaaacaatgaaaaaaacacaaactttgtccaaaaacctctcaagtttagctgtttcccactttttctttggtcattttagccttgttggccagggtgaagggagtatctgccatcaaacaagaagacagccgcatgtaactacgacggtgtttgctagttcaccttacatgcattaatgtaacaacgtggttagcctactcaacgtaaattacacacgaacaacattaagctactcacgcagagaagaacggctgctgctgccatcatcatccgtcatcatttctgctacactggcagggctaggggccaggactctcctcttcgggttcttgggggatgttgctaactccgggtccgataacaggcaccacacctgcagtagtgctcggtgtgaggtctcgcagcaagctatcaaatacggtgcatttctcggctttaaaaaaacgctatgcgtcgccaggtgtttcatcagattcgaggtgttacctcctttgacagtatcacagtatcaccttaaagcacttgttgcaggctgctgagtttgcatcttttgctgtgaagtacagccagacttttgaccgcttcgccttgggcatttttaatctgtagctctgctctaaaagaacgtacgtacctggacccgcctactactctcgcaaaggtaaaatgattggctagaatccaaagtgtatgacatctcagtaaaaaaaaagcaccgaaatgtgcgctgcttttcggtctggttactaccgtttatgtcagaaccggtgccataccggtacccatccctaggtaTTGATCACATGATCAACGGCAGCCTGAAACCTTAACACATGTGGTCGAGTGCGGCGAGCCCGAAGGTCTCATACATGTCATCgccagaggggggaggggtcaCGGGTCAGTATGTTTTTTATGCGCTGACATCACCAGTGCGTTCAGATGATTCCTCTAAATCATTCAAGCACATCACACGTCACATGACTCCTTCAGACATCTGGCCGTCTCGCGTGTGGTTCCTCACAGGACTGTGATGTCACTGTGATGTCAAAGGTTTTGAATGTTGTGCagattttgtgtgttgtttttgtttttcctgctttgTGTAAAAATcttgaaataaaatgtttgatttcaaCAAAGTTTGACTCGTTCTCTGACTCGGCAGCTCTGATTGGTTCTCGCTGGCACCTCCGTTTATGAAGCCACTGCTTCTCACGCTTTGACGGTTTCAGTTTCCCATTGGCCTGCAGGGGGCGCTGTGTGGGTCCAACAGCGACGCTCACTTTGATACTGAAAAAATGCTTTGAACGATGGCAACGCCGAGTAAAACGCtttcctgtgttttttcttttggataAACTTTATTTCCACCAGCTTCTTTTACAtatatagtttatttttttctagtttCAATCCTGTGTCGCTCTTTTGGTGTGTGGGAGGGGCTGAGAGGCGGAGTCTTGCTGCTGGCTTTGCCGATGTTTGGAGTCCAGGCGGAGCTCCTGAGCCGCAGGTTTGTTTGCTCGTCTCTGTTGTCACTCGATAATAAGCCAGTTAAGAAGTTGACGGAAGTGACCCACTGCAGTTTTTGATGACATCAGTTTTTGAGGTCGTTCTTGAATGCATGCGACCCGTTCCTGTAAGTCTGCAGGTGCTCATAACTTTACTTTCACTGAGAAATTGGGGACTTATGTGGGGTCAGTGAACAACAGTGTGGAAAGTCGTTCCCAGAGTATGCAAGGCCACTTGAGTTTTGAGAAGGCAGTGAACTTCCCAGATGCTGGAACCCACCATATGAATATGGGAAGGAGTCACAGGCTACATGGACGGAGCCTGTATTCCCATAAAATGTGCCTCCACCCCAGATGCTGAGGACAACTGGTTTTCCATTAATGTCCAAGGTGTGTGCACTCCCCAGTTACAGTTTTCTAATATTGTTGCATTTTGGAAAGGTGCAGCTCACGATTCCTGGGTTTGACTTACCTCATCACTGCGCGCTCAGTTTAAAGAGGAGATCATGATGGATTGTTGCTTGGTGACAGTGCGTCACCCACCTGAGCAAAGGTGCGCACCAGGGCTCTAGtggagtgtgtgtttggtggAGTCGTTTCCAGTCCCTAAGAATACGCTTCCATTCACACCAAAAAGATGCTGCATCATCACATCGCCACCGCTGTTCTTCATGACTCCCTGAAAGAGCACGGATGCCCACACCCTCCAATGCTGTACCTTCAGTTCCAACCAACCACAGACAAGGACCTGCTTACAGAGATGTAAGCCGCCGACATGCCACCGTTCTGCTTTGATACACATTTTCACACGTCGTGGTCAAATGACGCAATCTGTATTTGTGTCCATGAAAGAGTCATATGACAGGATGTAACACTTTTTAATTCATTGCAGAAATATTGAAATAAAAGGTGGAAGTGAGTCGGTCGCAGCAGCATAGATTTACATCACTGTAAACATTTTAACCAGCTGCCGTTTATCTTCATGCAACCTGCGACTAACACACACGTACACCTGCTCAGAGTGTGAACGTGAAGAGCAGATTTTCTGCTTGTATcataataatttcacacacatgACACAAACAGCACACTTAGCCGGAGATGTTCGCATTAAGCTGTTTAATGATGCGATTGAGCAGTTTCACAAACAGCGTTAGCTTTTTGCTAACGTTGTGGTGACGTGTTTGTTGCTGTGACATCGTCACCTTTATGAGCTCGAGAAGCTGCTCCTGCACAGGCAGATCCTacctacctgtgtgtgtgtgtctgtgtgtgtgtgtgtgtgtctacgctgtgtgtgtgtgtgtgtgtctgtgtgtgtgtgtctgtgtgtctgtgtgtctgtgtgtgtgtctgtctgtctgtgtgtgtgtctatgctgtgtgtgtgtgtctgtgtgtgtgtgtgtctacgctgtctgtgtgtgtgtgtctgtgtgtgtgtgtgtctacgctgtgtgtgtgtgtgtgctgtgtttgtgtgtgtgtgtgtgtgtgtctgtgtgtgtgtctgtctgtctgtgtgtgtgtctatgctgtgtgtgtgtgtctgtgtgtgtgtgctgtgtgtctgtgtgtgtgtgtgtgtctatgctgtgtgtgtgtgtctgtgtgtgtgtgtgtctacgctgtgtgtgtgtctgtgtgtgtgtgtctgtgtgtgtctatgctgtgtgtgtgtgtgtgtctgtgtgtgtgtgtgtctatgctgtgtgtgtgtgtgtgtctgtgtgtgtgtgtgtctacgctgtgtgtgtgtgctgtgtgtctgtgtctgtgtgtctgtgtgtctgtgtgtgtgtgtctacgctgtgtgtgtctgtgtgtgctgtgtgtgtgtgtgtgtgtgtgtctacgctgtgtttgtgtgtctgtgtgtgtgtgtctgtgtgtgtctatgctgtgtgtgtgtgtctgtgtgtgtctacgctgtgtgtgtgtgtgtctatgctgtgtgtgtgtgtgtctacgctgtgtttgtgtgtctgtgtgtgtgtgtctgtgtgtgtctatgctgtgtgtgtgtgtctgtgtgtgtctacgctgtgtgtgtgtgtgtctatgctgtgtgtgtgtgtgtgtgtgtgtgtctacgctgtgtttgtgtgtctgtgtgtgtgtgtctgtgtgtgtctatgctgtgtgtgtgtgtctgtgtgtgtctacgctgtgtgtgtgtgtgtctatgctgtgtgtgtgtgtgtgtctacgctgtgtgtgtgtgtgctgtgtgtctgtgtgtgtgtgtgtgtgtgtgtgtctacgctgtgtgtgtgtgtgtgctgtgtgtctgtctgtgtgtgtgtgtgtgtctatgctgtgtgtgtgtgctgtgtgtgtgtgtctgtgtgtgtgtgtgctgtgtgtgtctctgtgtgtgtgtgtgtgctgtgtgtctgtgtgtgtgtctacgctgtgtgtgtgtgtctgtgtgtgtgtgtctatgctgtgtctgtgtgtgtgtgtctgtgtgtgtgtgtctgtgtgtgtgtctgtgtgtctatgctgtgtctgtgtgtgtgtgtgctgtgtgtgtctctgtgtgtgtgtgtgtgctgtgtgtctgtgtgtgtgtctacgctgtgtgtctgtgtgtgtgtgtgctgtgtgtgtgtgtgtgtgtgtctgtgtgtctgtgtgtgtgtgtctacgctgtgtgtgtgtgtctgtgtctgtgtgtctatgctgtgtctgtgtgtgtgtgtctgtgtgtgtgtgtgtgtctatgctgtgtctgtgtgtgtgtgtgtgtgtgtgtgtgtgtgtctgtgtgaaacattcagagtgaAATTGATCTAAACGTGAACCCTTGATGTCTGCAGTCTAAGATGGAGGTCACATGACCGCAGCCCTGCGCCCCCTCCGAGGCAggcaggggtcagaggtcagcagaAGAAATGTGACGGCGACCTGAGCCCGGGACACTCAGAGGAAATGTCAGTGTCCATTTAAAACGCTGCCTCCACCTTTTTCACCGTTAGCAAAGCGCACAGAGTCTTTAAATTTTCATCAGTGCCCCGCCCCCGCCTGCCCGAGCGGCGTGATCAATTATTCAGGCAGCGCTGAGGTCGACACTCTCACAGAGGAGACGCTGCAGAAAACTCCCATAAACTCAAACCGGCTCCATCTGTGCCTTCATCATCACAGCTCACCTCCAGCATCAAACGACCCACTGTGACCTCACTTCCTGAAACACTTCagcttcctcctcatcctcgtcTTCATCCTGGGCCTAAAGCGTGTTCAGCCTCCACCTGCTCCGGTTCAGGCAGGTGATGgaggtgtgtgtgggggtgtcACATGATTCTTTCAGTTGGATGAGCTGCACTTACGAGGTTTCATCAGGACTCTGAGGTTTTAGCAGCTGCGGAGGCTGCTGATTGGTCGGCTGATGCTGAGTCAGCTGCTCCTCATCCTCACCGCAGCGCTGCTCAGAGATTTGGGATTACAGACCGGAATTTTATTACCTGCACATTTATTACATGTGGCTGAATTCCTGATGTCACTCCTTGTAAATAAACAGTCTGGTCGGCCTCACCCCAGATTCCACGTTTCGGCGCGTCAGCTGTCTGTTTGTCTGAGGTGGCGGGTTTAGAGCCGTGTTTTTATTGGCTGCTGGTTGCGAGTGTCTGACGCTCGCTGTGTGGAGGCATCGCCGAGCGCCTCGGGTAGACAAACATGAAGCGACAGCTGCAGAGGAAGATCTACCTGAAGGTCACCTCGGACAGTTCGTGTGTCATCAGagctcatcttcatcatcctgtcGAAGAGTTCAGACATTCGACGTGTTTTCATTCCCCTGGCGTCCAGAGTCTATGCCTCGCTCTGATTGGTCGTTGCAGTCTCAGCTGTTTATTAgtcaaagattaaaacaaaggTCATTTTTCGTTTCTAGGATCGTCAGCGTGACGCTACGCTTGCCATCTCCTCGCCGTGGACAACCTAAACCAGCAAAGTGCAGGTTTAGTTACCCATGATGCATCAGGAAGACTGGTCGTCTTTGTCACCCTGAAAAGTGATGAAACGCGTTGGTGACCTCTGGAACAACCTTTAGCGCTCCAATCAGAGCGTCAGTGACGCTGTGACATCAGAGAAACGTGACCAGGAGCAGCACCAAAGCGCTGACTGACGGCCTCGTGTTCACAGCGGCGCTGACACCTGAACATCTGAAACGGCCTCTTTCAGCGGCAGAAACATGAAGCCGAGCATCTCAAGGAGAAAGGGTTAAACGCCGCGGCGGCTCCGTCTGAATCTTTCTGCGCCGTGATTTTCTCTGCGTTTCATCAGAGTTTCATCACATTAAAGGGACAGTCTGACGCACGCAGGCCCACTTCCTGCTGCTCACGCGTGACTGTGGCCTCAGCAGCTGAGGACAAGGCCCCGCCCCCTCCTTCCTGACCAGAGGCGTGCAGTCACCCTGCAGTTTAAAGCGGTTTACATCGTTATCTGCCTGCAGGGAGTCTGAACTCGGCTCCTTGCTCTATGTGGAGGTGGTGGGGAGGAGGCAGCATTATGGCAGCCCGGCAGGCGGCAGCACGGGGGTGGAGGTGCCTCAGGTCACCCCGAGAGCCGCCGCTTAGGTTTAACGAGGCCGACAGCCGAGCACCGGTTTCACCCGGCCTCATTAAAGCGGGAGA
This window contains:
- the soul4 gene encoding heme-binding protein soul4 isoform X1, translated to MALISLEDLDGLDDEQLDDDITDNPEPMGEDESERLMSHWQAVASTHQVSVPQEMRGPIQEMTRNSQQREPLPFTPISSHEKVNAMTLNPNPAPLSVSADVWYHPQMGEVLYEERLYPAGHWASVTRGDDLYEQSISMAFMKLMRFICKENSAGRYLGMTVPIISYIRMAKDGKTFEKDVETAFFLPAALQQSPPQSCDPDISIVYRQPIRVVTRPFFGTTTEETVGRQILLLWEILGATDELHSDRYAVAVYENPGVPRRRNELWFIRRDL
- the soul4 gene encoding heme-binding protein soul4 isoform X2, which produces MALISLEDLDGLDDEQLDDDITDNPEPMGEDESERLMSHWQAVASTHQVSVPQEMRGPIQEMTRNSQQREPLPFTPISSHEKMGEVLYEERLYPAGHWASVTRGDDLYEQSISMAFMKLMRFICKENSAGRYLGMTVPIISYIRMAKDGKTFEKDVETAFFLPAALQQSPPQSCDPDISIVYRQPIRVVTRPFFGTTTEETVGRQILLLWEILGATDELHSDRYAVAVYENPGVPRRRNELWFIRRDL